Proteins from one Mycobacterium adipatum genomic window:
- the nhaA gene encoding Na+/H+ antiporter NhaA, translating to MTEATTQRGFPLLPSRFSRGSKATRTTDNTAAALLLLFTVIAIAWANSPWADSYSTLLDTHLGLSVGAHHVEMSVKHFVNDALMTFFFFIVGLEVTREFTIGELTDRSRAAVPVIAAAAGLVIPAVVFLAFNPTGENAQAWGVVISTDTAFLVGALAIIKPKFPARVRIFLLTLAVVDDVGALCAIALFYSESVQVGPLLVAVALIGALALVRFLPLGVRGPAYAVLGVALWIALYLAGVHPTLAGVVIALSIPVFTPERRPVERAVDQIRAFRQSPNSEYARAASRSLRESISINERLQTTVGPTVSFVVLPLFALVNAGVRLDAQSLSTALRSPLTWGIVAGLVIGKFVGITGATWAIRRIGFGELAPGLTLRRIAGGAALSGIGFTISLFIVDIAITDPSRQDQARIGVLAASIIAFALGWAIFRITDWLSPPEPVGLKLLRPIDPDRDHARGARDAPLTLVEYGDFECPFCSRATGAIDEVRAHFGDELLYVWRHFPLERAHPRAFDAARASEAAALQGRFWEMAHELFAHQDDLEWSDIYRYAVAAGCDIEQFDQDVRVHSSKVLHRVTDDAEDAEAMDLNATPTLFVNGKRHKGPWDAASLIRALEGR from the coding sequence GTGACTGAGGCGACGACTCAGCGGGGTTTCCCCCTGCTTCCGTCGCGATTCAGCCGTGGCAGCAAGGCCACCAGGACGACGGACAACACCGCGGCGGCCCTGCTGCTGTTATTCACCGTCATCGCCATCGCATGGGCGAATTCGCCCTGGGCGGACAGCTATTCGACGTTGCTGGACACACACCTGGGGCTCAGCGTCGGCGCCCACCACGTCGAGATGTCGGTCAAGCACTTCGTCAACGACGCCCTGATGACGTTCTTCTTCTTCATCGTCGGGCTCGAGGTGACCCGCGAATTCACCATCGGTGAGCTGACCGATCGCTCGCGCGCGGCGGTGCCGGTGATCGCCGCGGCGGCAGGTCTGGTCATCCCGGCCGTGGTGTTTCTGGCGTTCAACCCGACCGGTGAGAACGCCCAGGCGTGGGGGGTGGTGATATCCACCGACACCGCCTTCCTGGTCGGCGCGCTGGCCATCATCAAGCCCAAATTCCCTGCCCGCGTGCGGATCTTCCTGCTCACCCTGGCGGTCGTGGACGATGTCGGCGCGCTGTGCGCCATCGCGCTGTTCTACTCCGAGAGCGTGCAGGTCGGGCCGCTGCTGGTTGCGGTGGCGCTCATCGGCGCGCTCGCGCTGGTGCGGTTCCTGCCCCTGGGGGTGCGCGGACCCGCGTACGCCGTCCTCGGGGTGGCGCTGTGGATCGCGCTGTACCTGGCCGGGGTGCATCCGACGCTGGCCGGTGTGGTGATCGCGCTGTCGATCCCGGTGTTCACGCCGGAGCGGCGCCCGGTCGAGCGGGCCGTCGACCAGATTCGGGCGTTCCGGCAGTCGCCGAACTCCGAGTACGCCCGCGCGGCGAGTCGTTCGCTGCGCGAATCGATCTCGATCAACGAACGGTTGCAGACGACCGTCGGGCCCACCGTCTCGTTCGTGGTGCTCCCGCTGTTCGCCTTGGTCAATGCCGGTGTGCGACTCGATGCGCAGAGTTTGTCCACGGCGCTGCGATCCCCATTGACGTGGGGCATCGTCGCCGGTCTGGTGATCGGCAAGTTCGTCGGCATCACCGGGGCCACCTGGGCGATCCGGCGTATCGGGTTCGGGGAGCTCGCCCCCGGGCTCACGCTGCGACGCATCGCCGGCGGCGCGGCGCTGTCCGGCATCGGCTTCACCATCTCACTGTTCATCGTCGACATCGCGATCACCGATCCCAGCCGCCAGGACCAGGCGCGCATCGGTGTGCTGGCGGCCTCGATCATCGCGTTCGCGTTGGGCTGGGCCATCTTCCGGATCACCGACTGGCTCAGTCCGCCCGAGCCGGTCGGTTTGAAGCTGCTGCGTCCGATCGATCCCGACCGTGACCACGCCCGTGGCGCCCGTGACGCGCCGCTGACGCTGGTGGAGTACGGCGATTTCGAGTGCCCGTTCTGCAGCCGCGCGACCGGTGCAATCGACGAGGTCCGGGCCCACTTCGGTGATGAATTACTCTATGTGTGGCGGCATTTCCCGCTGGAGCGCGCACATCCGCGCGCCTTCGATGCGGCGCGCGCCAGCGAGGCCGCGGCGCTGCAGGGCAGGTTCTGGGAGATGGCGCACGAACTGTTCGCTCATCAGGATGACCTGGAATGGTCCGACATCTACCGGTACGCGGTGGCGGCCGGGTGCGATATCGAGCAGTTCGACCAGGACGTGCGGGTGCATTCGTCGAAGGTGCTGCACCGGGTGACCGACGATGCCGAGGACGCCGAGGCGATGGATCTCAATGCCACCCCAACGCTGTTCGTGAACGGCAAGCGCCACAAGGGGCCCTGGGATGCGGCCAGCCTGATCCGGGCTCTC
- a CDS encoding GAP family protein gives MTELWGPVLTELAPLALVIALSPLSIIPAVLALHTDRPRPTGLAFLAGWLVGLAALVSLFVVASDLVGSLDKPPSWASGLRIVVGAALIVFGGYRFATRHKSEHSPAWMRKLSGLTPRRALLTAAVLAVVNPKVLFICIAAGLAIGTAGIGQTQAWLAVLYFVLIAGSTVILPILAYAVSGERLAGPLTRLKEWMERQHATLVAAILIVIGLMVLYKGIHGLA, from the coding sequence ATGACTGAACTCTGGGGCCCGGTGCTGACCGAGCTCGCGCCGTTGGCGCTCGTGATCGCACTCTCGCCGCTGTCCATCATCCCCGCGGTGCTCGCACTGCACACCGACCGCCCCCGGCCGACCGGGCTGGCCTTCCTGGCCGGCTGGCTGGTGGGGCTGGCCGCGCTGGTGTCGCTGTTCGTCGTCGCCTCCGACCTGGTCGGCTCACTGGACAAGCCGCCGAGTTGGGCATCCGGGCTGCGGATCGTGGTCGGCGCGGCGCTGATCGTGTTCGGTGGCTACCGGTTTGCGACCCGCCACAAATCCGAGCATTCACCGGCGTGGATGCGCAAGCTCAGCGGCCTCACCCCCAGGCGTGCCCTGCTGACCGCCGCGGTGCTGGCGGTGGTGAACCCGAAGGTGTTGTTCATCTGCATCGCAGCCGGTTTGGCGATCGGCACGGCCGGTATCGGGCAGACGCAGGCCTGGCTGGCGGTGCTCTATTTCGTGCTGATCGCCGGCAGCACGGTGATCCTGCCCATCCTGGCCTACGCCGTCAGCGGAGAACGACTGGCGGGGCCGTTGACGCGACTCAAGGAGTGGATGGAGCGCCAGCACGCCACCCTGGTGGCGGCAATCCTGATCGTGATCGGTCTGATGGTGCTGTACAAGGGAATTCACGGACTCGCGTAG
- a CDS encoding TetR family transcriptional regulator has product MASPAQRTAKRGRRQGEPVSREAVLAAAKQHFAAHGYDKATLRAIARDAQVDPSMVLYLFGSKADLFRESLRLLIDPAQLVAAMTAAEGDIGSRLVRRYLQIWESPETADSMVAMLQSATSNPDANEALRSFMQSYVLTAVSGVIGGDAQARLRAMLAATNLLGTALLRYVMKVSPLADLPAEDIVNLVGPTVTRYLTASSAELGLPE; this is encoded by the coding sequence ATGGCTTCACCAGCGCAGAGAACCGCCAAGCGAGGTAGGCGGCAGGGGGAGCCGGTGTCCCGAGAGGCCGTCCTTGCGGCGGCCAAACAGCACTTCGCGGCGCACGGTTACGACAAGGCGACGCTGCGTGCCATCGCCAGGGACGCCCAGGTCGACCCGTCGATGGTGCTGTACCTGTTCGGGTCCAAGGCCGACCTGTTCCGGGAATCGCTGCGACTGTTGATCGATCCGGCGCAACTTGTCGCGGCGATGACCGCCGCCGAGGGGGATATCGGCAGTCGACTGGTCCGCAGGTATCTGCAGATCTGGGAATCGCCCGAGACCGCCGACAGCATGGTCGCCATGCTGCAGTCGGCGACGTCCAACCCCGATGCGAACGAGGCGCTGCGTTCGTTCATGCAGAGCTATGTGCTGACCGCGGTGTCCGGGGTGATCGGCGGCGATGCGCAGGCGAGGTTGCGGGCGATGCTGGCCGCCACCAACCTGCTCGGCACCGCGTTGCTGCGCTACGTGATGAAAGTGTCACCGTTGGCCGACCTCCCGGCGGAGGACATCGTGAACCTGGTCGGGCCGACCGTCACCCGTTACCTGACGGCGTCCTCCGCCGAGTTGGGTCTGCCCGAGTGA
- a CDS encoding SDR family NAD(P)-dependent oxidoreductase, translating into MRVPEGRGGATREDRTALITGPTAGLGEGFARRYAQDGYDLVLVARDTARLERLAAELRDEAGIDVEVLPADLAVAADRQRVADRLSAGVHTLINNAGFGTSGEFWTADYGVLQSQLDVNVTAVMALTHAALPAMLAAGTGTVINVASVAGLLPGRGSTYSASKSWVIAFSEGLANGLDGTGVGVHALCPGFVHTEFHERAGIEMSGTPSWFWLEVPDVVRDTLAGVAKGDVVIVPGLQYKVLTAGSRLVPRKLVRGLTRRVGRGRERT; encoded by the coding sequence GTGCGGGTACCGGAGGGCAGGGGCGGAGCGACTCGGGAAGATCGGACAGCGCTGATCACCGGTCCGACGGCCGGGCTCGGCGAGGGATTCGCCCGACGCTACGCCCAGGACGGATACGACCTGGTGCTGGTGGCCCGTGACACCGCACGCTTGGAGCGACTCGCCGCCGAACTGCGTGACGAGGCGGGCATCGACGTCGAGGTGCTGCCCGCGGATCTGGCCGTCGCCGCCGACCGGCAGCGGGTCGCCGACCGGTTGTCCGCCGGTGTGCACACCCTGATCAACAACGCCGGCTTCGGTACCTCGGGCGAGTTCTGGACCGCCGACTATGGCGTGCTGCAATCCCAACTCGATGTCAACGTCACCGCCGTGATGGCGCTGACTCATGCGGCGCTGCCGGCGATGCTCGCCGCGGGGACGGGCACCGTCATCAATGTGGCCAGCGTCGCCGGTCTGCTGCCCGGGCGCGGGTCCACCTACTCGGCCTCCAAATCCTGGGTCATCGCGTTCTCCGAGGGGTTGGCCAACGGGCTGGACGGCACCGGGGTCGGTGTGCACGCGCTGTGTCCCGGCTTCGTGCACACCGAGTTCCACGAGCGCGCCGGTATCGAGATGTCCGGCACGCCGTCCTGGTTCTGGCTCGAGGTCCCCGATGTGGTGCGAGACACCCTGGCCGGTGTCGCCAAAGGTGATGTCGTCATCGTGCCGGGCCTGCAGTACAAGGTGCTGACCGCCGGCAGTCGGCTGGTCCCGCGAAAGCTGGTGCGCGGCTTGACCAGACGAGTGGGTCGCGGTCGTGAACGGACCTGA
- the ttfA gene encoding trehalose monomycolate transport factor TtfA — MVPLWFTLSALCFVGAAVLLYVDIDRRRGLGRRRKSWAKSHGFDYEHESADILSRWKRGVMSTVGEHVTARNVVLGQIRGEAVFIFDLDDVATVIALHRKVGTNVVVDLRLKDIKEPRESDIWLLGAIGPRMVYSTNLDAARRACDRRMVTFAHTAPDCAEIMWNEQNWTLVAMPITSGRAQWDEGLRTVRQFNDLLRVLPPLPQPGLAGAGARTGQPALARRSGSPSRPSAPRSTELPRPAELPAGRGDLPPGRADVGRYVQQRPPVHNSTRQSPHYQR, encoded by the coding sequence ATGGTTCCTCTCTGGTTCACACTGTCCGCACTCTGCTTCGTGGGTGCGGCCGTCTTGCTGTACGTGGATATCGACCGCCGGCGCGGGTTGGGCCGGCGGCGTAAGTCGTGGGCGAAGTCGCACGGTTTCGACTACGAGCACGAATCTGCCGACATTCTGAGCCGCTGGAAACGCGGTGTGATGTCGACCGTCGGGGAGCACGTCACGGCGCGCAACGTGGTGCTGGGTCAGATCCGGGGCGAGGCCGTCTTCATCTTCGATCTCGACGATGTCGCCACCGTGATCGCGCTGCACCGCAAGGTCGGCACCAATGTCGTCGTGGACCTGCGCCTCAAGGACATCAAGGAGCCCCGCGAGAGCGATATCTGGCTGCTCGGTGCCATCGGTCCGCGGATGGTCTACTCCACGAACCTGGACGCCGCCCGTCGCGCGTGCGACCGCCGGATGGTCACCTTCGCCCACACCGCGCCGGACTGCGCGGAGATCATGTGGAACGAGCAGAACTGGACGTTGGTGGCCATGCCGATCACCAGCGGCCGCGCCCAGTGGGACGAGGGGTTGCGCACCGTGCGTCAGTTCAACGACCTGCTGCGCGTGCTGCCGCCGTTGCCGCAGCCGGGCCTCGCCGGTGCCGGCGCGCGCACCGGTCAGCCCGCACTGGCCCGTCGCAGTGGTTCGCCCAGCCGTCCGTCGGCGCCCCGGTCCACCGAGCTACCCCGGCCCGCCGAACTCCCGGCCGGCCGCGGTGACCTGCCGCCCGGTCGCGCCGATGTGGGCCGCTACGTCCAGCAGCGTCCGCCGGTGCACAACAGCACCCGGCAATCACCGCACTACCAGCGGTAG
- a CDS encoding TrmH family RNA methyltransferase, giving the protein MDDAIAVGPTEWGETPGVGPWEGPPPADPRYDPELLRDGDRRNVVDAYRYWTREAIIADIDTRRHPLHIAIENFGSDANIGTVVRTANAFAVDTVHIVGRRRWNRRGAMVTDRYQRLRHHDSTAALLEFAAAQGLHVVAVDNVAGSQPLEQVTLPRECVLVFGQEGPGITPEASASAELTVSIAQFGSTRSINAGVAAGIAMHAWIRTHADISRAW; this is encoded by the coding sequence GTGGACGACGCAATAGCGGTAGGCCCCACCGAGTGGGGCGAAACCCCCGGCGTGGGCCCCTGGGAGGGACCCCCGCCGGCCGACCCGCGCTATGACCCGGAGCTGCTGCGCGATGGGGACAGACGCAATGTCGTTGACGCCTACCGGTATTGGACTCGTGAAGCGATCATCGCCGATATCGACACCCGCCGCCATCCCCTGCACATCGCGATCGAGAACTTCGGCAGCGACGCGAATATCGGTACCGTGGTGCGCACCGCGAATGCCTTCGCGGTGGACACCGTGCACATCGTGGGCCGTCGCCGGTGGAACCGTCGCGGTGCCATGGTGACCGATCGGTATCAACGGCTGCGGCATCACGACAGCACCGCGGCGCTTCTGGAGTTCGCCGCGGCCCAGGGCCTGCACGTCGTCGCCGTCGACAATGTGGCGGGCTCGCAACCACTGGAACAGGTCACGCTGCCGCGCGAGTGCGTGTTGGTGTTCGGGCAGGAGGGACCCGGCATCACGCCGGAGGCCTCGGCGAGCGCCGAGCTGACGGTGTCCATCGCCCAGTTCGGCTCGACCCGCAGCATCAACGCCGGTGTCGCGGCGGGTATCGCGATGCACGCATGGATCCGCACGCATGCCGACATATCCCGGGCCTGGTAG
- the clpB gene encoding ATP-dependent chaperone ClpB, whose product MDSFNPTTKTQAALTSALQAATSAGNPQITPAHLLMALLTQNDGIAAPLLEAVGVEPARIRSEAERLIGRLSSVSGSTSQPQLSPEALTAITTAQHLATEMDDEYVSTEHLMVGLASGDSDTAKLLTGAGASPDTLREAFTKVRGSARVTSPDPEGTYQALEKYSTDLTAAAREGKLDPVIGRDNEIRRVVQVLSRRTKNNPVLIGEPGVGKTAIVEGLAQRIIAGDVPESLRDKTVVSLDLGSMVAGAKYRGEFEERLKAVLDDIKNSAGQVITFIDELHTIVGAGATGESAMDAGNMIKPMLARGELRLVGATTLDEYRKYIEKDAALERRFQQVLVGEPSVEDTVGILRGLKDRYEVHHGVRITDSALVAAATLSDRYITSRFLPDKAIDLVDEAGSRLRMEIDSRPVEIDEVERLVRRLEIEEMALAKEEDEASKDRLEKLRAELADKKEHLAELTTRWQNEKGAIDVVRELKEQLESLRGAADRAERDGDLAKASELRYGRIPEVEKKLDAALPVAEARENVMLKEEVGPDDIAEVVEAWTGIPAGRMLEGETAKLLRMESELGKRVIGQKAAVQAVSDAVRRSRAGVADPNRPTGSFMFLGPTGVGKTELAKALAEFLFDDERAMVRIDMSEYGEKHSVARLVGAPPGYIGYDQGGQLTEAVRRRPYTVVLFDEVEKAHPDVFDVLLQVLDEGRLTDGQGRTVDFRNTILILTSNLGSGGSEEQVMAAVRAAFKPEFINRLDDVIIFHGLEPGELVSIVDIQLAQLQKRLAQRRLILEVSLPAKQWLAQRGFDPVYGARPLRRLVQQAIGDQLAKLLLAGEVHDGDTVPVNLSPDGESLILG is encoded by the coding sequence GTGGACTCGTTCAATCCGACCACGAAGACCCAGGCGGCACTGACCTCGGCCCTGCAGGCGGCGACGTCCGCAGGCAACCCGCAGATCACTCCCGCTCATCTGTTGATGGCGTTGCTGACTCAGAACGACGGCATCGCCGCGCCCCTGCTGGAGGCGGTCGGAGTCGAGCCCGCGAGGATCCGGTCCGAGGCCGAGCGCCTCATCGGCCGGCTGTCCAGTGTGTCCGGGTCCACTTCGCAACCCCAGCTCAGCCCGGAAGCGCTCACCGCGATCACCACGGCCCAGCACCTGGCCACCGAGATGGACGACGAATACGTCTCCACCGAGCACCTGATGGTCGGCCTGGCCAGCGGTGACTCGGACACGGCCAAATTGCTGACCGGCGCCGGCGCATCGCCGGACACGCTGCGGGAGGCCTTCACCAAGGTCCGCGGCAGCGCGCGGGTCACCAGCCCCGATCCCGAAGGCACGTATCAGGCGCTGGAGAAGTACTCCACCGACCTGACCGCCGCCGCCCGGGAGGGCAAGCTTGACCCGGTCATCGGACGCGACAACGAGATTCGCCGCGTCGTGCAGGTGCTCTCGCGCCGGACGAAGAACAACCCGGTGCTCATCGGTGAGCCCGGTGTGGGCAAGACGGCGATCGTCGAGGGCCTGGCCCAGCGCATCATCGCCGGCGACGTGCCGGAGAGCCTGCGCGACAAGACCGTCGTCTCCCTGGATCTCGGTTCGATGGTGGCCGGCGCCAAGTACCGCGGTGAGTTCGAGGAGCGGCTCAAGGCCGTGCTCGACGACATCAAGAACTCGGCCGGGCAGGTCATCACCTTCATCGACGAGCTGCACACCATTGTCGGTGCCGGCGCCACCGGTGAGTCGGCGATGGACGCGGGCAACATGATCAAACCGATGCTGGCCCGTGGTGAACTGCGCCTGGTCGGTGCGACCACGCTCGACGAGTACCGCAAGTACATCGAGAAGGACGCCGCCCTGGAGCGTCGTTTCCAGCAGGTGCTGGTCGGCGAGCCGTCGGTGGAGGACACCGTCGGCATCCTGCGCGGTCTCAAGGATCGCTACGAGGTGCACCACGGTGTGCGGATCACCGACTCCGCGCTGGTCGCGGCCGCCACGCTGTCGGATCGCTACATCACCAGCCGCTTCCTGCCGGACAAGGCCATCGACCTGGTCGACGAGGCGGGATCCCGGCTGCGGATGGAGATCGACTCCCGACCCGTCGAGATCGACGAGGTCGAGCGGCTCGTCCGTCGCCTCGAGATCGAGGAAATGGCGCTGGCCAAGGAGGAGGACGAGGCGTCCAAGGACCGGCTGGAGAAACTGCGTGCCGAACTCGCCGACAAGAAGGAGCACCTGGCCGAGCTGACCACCCGGTGGCAGAACGAAAAGGGCGCCATCGACGTGGTCCGCGAACTCAAGGAGCAGCTGGAATCTCTGCGCGGTGCGGCCGATCGGGCCGAACGCGACGGTGACCTGGCCAAGGCCTCCGAGCTGCGCTATGGCCGCATCCCGGAGGTGGAGAAGAAGCTCGACGCCGCGCTGCCGGTCGCGGAGGCGCGCGAGAACGTGATGCTCAAGGAGGAGGTCGGCCCCGACGATATCGCCGAGGTGGTGGAGGCCTGGACCGGAATCCCCGCCGGGCGCATGCTCGAAGGCGAGACCGCCAAGCTGCTGCGCATGGAGTCCGAGCTGGGCAAGCGCGTCATCGGGCAGAAGGCCGCCGTGCAGGCGGTCTCCGATGCGGTGCGCCGGTCACGTGCCGGCGTCGCCGACCCCAACCGCCCCACCGGGTCGTTCATGTTCCTGGGCCCGACCGGCGTCGGTAAGACCGAGCTGGCCAAGGCGCTCGCGGAGTTCCTGTTCGACGACGAGCGCGCGATGGTCCGCATCGACATGAGCGAGTACGGCGAGAAGCACTCCGTCGCGCGACTGGTCGGTGCCCCTCCCGGCTACATCGGGTACGACCAGGGCGGTCAGCTCACCGAGGCGGTACGCCGCCGGCCGTACACCGTGGTGCTCTTCGACGAGGTCGAGAAGGCCCACCCGGACGTGTTCGATGTGCTGCTGCAGGTTCTCGATGAGGGCAGGCTCACCGACGGCCAGGGCCGCACGGTGGACTTCCGCAACACCATCCTGATCCTGACCTCCAATCTGGGGTCGGGCGGCAGCGAGGAGCAGGTGATGGCCGCGGTGCGCGCGGCGTTCAAGCCGGAGTTCATCAACCGGCTCGACGACGTGATCATCTTCCACGGCCTGGAGCCCGGCGAGCTGGTCTCGATCGTCGACATCCAGCTGGCCCAACTGCAGAAGCGGCTCGCACAGCGTCGCCTCATCCTGGAGGTCTCGCTGCCCGCCAAGCAGTGGCTGGCCCAGCGCGGATTCGACCCCGTCTACGGGGCGCGGCCGCTGCGCCGGCTGGTGCAGCAGGCAATCGGTGACCAGCTGGCCAAGCTGTTGCTGGCCGGCGAGGTGCACGACGGAGACACGGTCCCGGTCAACCTCAGCCCCGACGGGGAGAGTCTGATCCTGGGCTGA
- a CDS encoding antibiotic biosynthesis monooxygenase translates to MSASEVTAVLVFHPGGNGDFSEWASAVTATAAGCIRTRVSVADGPLEPAVAVTFSGTTELDAWLDRADPLGHGGWLPAAPAILLATDEPPPAGVAALRHQLVAGRSTEFLQSQRELATAASDFSGYEGTVLFLDEEEALSVLRFRTDRHLTAWMSSGRRADALLGLRSSLTAEFAPATGTTAFGTTVRTDGGRMLMTPNWKSVMLVLLVLYPTVMLLSRFLGPVLDQLGAEPWLSLWLSQVISVAAMQWWLMPWASGPFRRWLDPVDGAGWRSSLAGAAVILLLYAGTLLLFGSVRWLQFWDYASP, encoded by the coding sequence GTGAGTGCGTCCGAGGTCACCGCGGTGCTGGTGTTCCATCCGGGCGGCAACGGCGACTTCTCGGAGTGGGCGAGCGCCGTGACCGCCACCGCTGCTGGTTGTATCAGGACCCGGGTGTCGGTGGCCGACGGGCCTTTGGAGCCCGCCGTCGCGGTGACCTTCAGCGGCACAACGGAATTGGACGCATGGCTGGACCGTGCCGACCCGCTGGGGCACGGGGGATGGCTGCCGGCGGCCCCGGCGATACTGCTCGCGACCGACGAGCCGCCGCCGGCAGGTGTCGCCGCCCTGCGGCACCAGCTCGTTGCCGGCAGAAGCACCGAATTCCTGCAGTCGCAGCGCGAACTCGCCACCGCCGCAAGCGACTTCAGTGGCTATGAGGGCACCGTTCTTTTCCTCGATGAGGAAGAGGCCCTCTCGGTGCTGCGCTTTCGCACCGACCGGCACCTGACGGCGTGGATGTCATCGGGTCGGCGCGCGGATGCTCTGCTCGGCTTGCGCTCGAGCCTGACCGCGGAGTTTGCCCCGGCAACCGGCACCACCGCCTTCGGCACCACCGTCCGCACCGACGGTGGCCGCATGCTCATGACGCCCAACTGGAAATCGGTCATGCTGGTGCTGCTGGTGTTGTACCCGACGGTGATGCTGCTGTCGCGTTTCCTGGGTCCGGTACTGGATCAACTCGGTGCCGAGCCCTGGCTGTCGCTCTGGCTCAGTCAGGTGATCAGCGTGGCGGCGATGCAGTGGTGGCTGATGCCCTGGGCCTCAGGGCCTTTCCGGCGCTGGCTGGACCCGGTCGACGGCGCGGGCTGGCGGAGCAGCTTGGCCGGTGCGGCGGTGATCCTGCTGCTGTACGCGGGGACGCTGCTGCTGTTCGGTTCGGTCAGGTGGCTGCAGTTCTGGGACTACGCGAGTCCGTGA
- a CDS encoding glycoside hydrolase family 76 protein — protein sequence MVEVWANRAASSEAAIAKRHLRRLWGLPGTQLGVVAWPAARKQTLFGTWHYWWQAHLLDCLVDAQLRDPQPQRLIRIKRQIRGHRIRNNGRWTNDYYDDMAWLALALERSGRLTGVGRPRALDKLADQFLNSWVPEDGGGIPWRKQDQFFNAPANGPAAIFLARHDRLRRAQQMGDWIEDTLIDPETHLVFDGIKAGSLVRAQYTYCQGVVLGLEVELANRTDDAEHALRVHRLVAAVRDHMCTDGVIRGAGGGDGGLFNAILARYLAFVATDLPGTTPEDEQARATARDLVLTSATSAWDYRQTVDGLPLFGAFWDRNAVVPQSVTGDAQFVEGAVSASEVPERDLSVQLSGWMLMEAAHTLDTGQSDGDADQ from the coding sequence ATGGTTGAGGTGTGGGCTAATCGTGCGGCCAGTTCCGAGGCGGCCATCGCCAAACGCCACCTCAGACGGTTATGGGGGCTGCCGGGCACCCAGCTCGGCGTGGTGGCCTGGCCGGCGGCCCGCAAGCAGACCCTGTTCGGCACCTGGCACTACTGGTGGCAGGCCCATCTGCTGGACTGCCTGGTCGACGCCCAGCTGCGCGACCCGCAGCCGCAACGCCTGATCCGCATCAAGCGGCAGATCCGCGGTCACCGCATCCGCAACAACGGTCGCTGGACGAATGACTACTACGACGATATGGCCTGGCTGGCGCTGGCCCTGGAGCGATCGGGGCGGCTCACCGGTGTCGGACGGCCCAGGGCGCTGGACAAGCTGGCCGATCAGTTCCTGAACTCCTGGGTGCCAGAGGACGGCGGCGGAATCCCCTGGCGCAAACAGGACCAGTTCTTCAACGCCCCGGCCAACGGTCCCGCCGCGATCTTCCTGGCCCGCCATGATCGGCTGCGCCGGGCCCAGCAGATGGGCGACTGGATCGAGGACACGCTGATCGACCCCGAGACCCATCTGGTGTTCGACGGGATCAAGGCCGGGTCGTTGGTGCGTGCGCAGTACACCTACTGCCAGGGTGTCGTGCTCGGGCTCGAGGTCGAACTGGCCAATCGCACCGACGATGCCGAACATGCCCTGCGCGTGCACCGGTTGGTGGCCGCGGTGCGCGATCACATGTGCACCGACGGTGTGATCCGCGGCGCCGGCGGCGGGGACGGCGGGCTGTTCAACGCGATCCTGGCCCGCTACCTGGCCTTCGTCGCCACCGATCTGCCCGGCACTACACCCGAGGATGAGCAGGCCCGCGCCACCGCCCGGGACCTGGTGCTCACCTCGGCCACGTCGGCGTGGGATTACCGACAGACCGTGGACGGGTTGCCGCTGTTCGGCGCGTTCTGGGACCGCAACGCGGTGGTGCCGCAATCGGTGACCGGGGATGCCCAATTCGTGGAGGGGGCGGTCAGCGCCTCCGAGGTGCCCGAGCGTGACCTGTCGGTGCAACTGTCCGGCTGGATGCTGATGGAGGCCGCCCACACCCTGGACACCGGCCAGAGTGACGGAGACGCCGATCAGTGA